The window GGATTTTGGATTTCGGATTGACGATTGGTCCTGAGCTTGCCGAAGGATTGACCATTGACCTCTATCTCATGATAAATGTCACGCCTATGGCATGACATTTATCATGTGGGCGCGTGACATTCATCATTTATACTATTTCTATCTTGAGGGTAAAAGCTCAAGGTACTGAGGAAGCTCCGAGAAATTGGAAAGCACTTTTTACCAAGAAAGCATCTACAGACAACGTAAACAAAAACCCGAATTAGATTTTAGGTTTATCTTGGGGAAGTTTACGAAGTAGATGTGGCTAACCCGGAAAACTGGGTCTTGGCTCCAGAAAACAAATCGCTTGCTCTATGGGTAAGCAGCTGTTCTGAAGCTAAGAACAGACATTCGGGAAAAACGACCGAGTTTTGTTACGAGTGTTTGAGTCCATGCTATTGGCTCAACTGTAAAAAACAGGTGGTCAAGGTAAAAAGGTGACTAGAAGGTTACTTGGGGCTCCTCTTTTTTGTTATCAATTCCCCGGCGCTGCGGCAGCGCCGGGGAATTTTGCATTACGCCCCATTTACCAGGGCGCGCAGCAAGCTGGCTCGCCCCAACAAGCCGGTCAAACGGCCGTTCCCATCCACCACCGGCAGCCGTTTGACCCCGTGCTGCATCATCAGGCTCAGCGCCTCGTTCGGCGTCGCTTCAATGGAAATGGTGATCACCGGGGCAGTCATCAGGTCAACGGCCGTTTCCGCAGCCGCCAACAAAGGCAGCGGTTCATCGGTCGGCTGGCCGCCAACCAGGCGGCGCAGGCGAGCCAGCAAGCTGGGGTTGGCCGCCTGCCGGCTGCGGCGCAGCAGATCCCCATCGCTGATAATCCCAACCACCTGCTGGCTGGCGTCTACCACCACCGCCCGGCGGCGGCGGTCGTGTTCCAACGCCTGCAAGACTTCTTCCAGGGTGGCCTGCGGCGAGACGGTCGGCACGTCGCGGTACATCATCTCGCCGATAGTCGCGCCAACAGGCGACGACTCCATGTGTGTCTCAACGGCCGGTTGGTGGTATTCCAGCGTGCGCAAAATGTCTACCCGGCTGATCCAGCCGACCAGACGGCCGCTGCCAGGACGCCCCCCATCCACCACCGGCAGCCGTTTCAAGTTATGGGCCGTCATTTGCTCCACGGCCTGGCGCAGCGGGGCTGTAGACGAGATTGTAATCACCGGGCTGGTCATCAGGTCAATGGCCGTGCCCCCCTGCGCCCGTAAGTCCGCCAACTGCCGCTGCCAGTCGGCGGGCGGCAGTTCGGCCTGCAAATCTAAGCGCATACTCAGGCCGGCCCGGCGCAGCAGGTCGCCGTCGGTGATGATACCCTGGAGACGGCCGTTGCCATCCACCACCGGCAAACTGCGATACCCTTTTTGCAGCAGCAGCGTCACCACTTCGGCCACCGGCGTATCCGGGCCGACCAAAATCACTTCTGTGCGCATCACGTCACGCACCGGTTGGGCCAATGGGTCTGGGCGGCGGCCAGGTGCATATTGCAGCACGTCCACTTCTTCCACCGTGATCAGGCCATCATCCACCATTTGGCGCACCTGGGGCAGCAGCCGCTCCACCGTCTCCGGCTGGTCTATCCACTCCAGGCGCATGGGCAAATCGGCCGAAAGGTCCAGAATGGTGGCGGTGTGGATGCGGCTGTGCACGCCAAACCCGGCCAACCCACGCACGGCCGTTGCCCCGGCGGCCCCTTCCTTCTTCAGGAATTGCAGCAGCGCCATGTACAACGGCTTACCCTGATACCGATCACTTTCACCAATATAAATGATAACCCGCAGCGCCTTACCTTGTAACTGCATCCTTTTATCCTCCGCCCGACAGCCAACGGGCCAGCGTCACCCCCAGGGCGACAGCCACCAAACCCACCAGATTGTTCGCCGCGACATTCAACAAGCTGCGCCAAAAACCAGCCTCGCGCCACAGGGTCAGGCTCTCCACCGCATAAGAAGAAAATGTGGTGAACGAACCCAAAAAGCCCACTGCCAGCAGCAGCCGCGCCTCTGGCGACAGTTGCAGCCGCCCTGTGCCCAGCGTCAACAAAAAGCCCAGCACAAAGCTGCCGCTGATGTTCACAATCAACGTGCCATAGGGAAAATCTGCCCCCAGCCGGTTCCCGGCCCACAGACCTATTAGATAGCGGGCATTCGCGCCAAACGCCGCACCCAGAGCGATGAATAAAAATCGGTTCATGTTTCACGCAGATTGGACAAGTTTGCGAGAGATGCCTGGTCTTTACCAAAGATATTGTTGTACAAATCTATGCCAAAACTCGTCTGCAAAGGCGACCCCCTGGTGACTTTGAAGGTGCGTTCGCCGTCCTCTTGCCTTTCCGCCCGCAAGAAAAAAGCATTGGCCATGCCGCGCCGGTAAAAGCCGTGCGCCAGTTCGTAGAGATGGGTCACAAAGAAAATTTTGATTCGTTTTTCCAACAAGGCGCTGATGATTTGCCGGCCGATTTCCGAGCCTTCCCGTTCATTTGTTGCGGCGAAAGACTCATTGAACAACAACATCGAATGGGGCGTGATGGCGTCTACAATGAGACTCATCCGGCTGAGTTCTTCATCCAGCTTACCGCTGGTCATGGAGGCGTCTTCTTCCCGCTTGAAGTGGGTGAAGATTGCCTCGCAGACATTGGCGCGGAAAGAGTCTGCCGGGACGAACAGACCGCACTGCATCATCAACTGCGCCAGACCAATACTACGCAAAAAGGTAGATTTACCACCCTGGTTGGCGCCGGTGATCATCACCAGATCTTTGCCGTCGGCGGCGCCATCGTTGCCAATGATGTTTTGCTTCAGGGTCAGGGCCAGACAAAGGTCATACAAGCCGCCGTAGGTATGCCGCCGTTCGGTGCTGTCCACCGGTACAGGAAAGGCAGTCGGCGCGCCCATCTGCTTAAGCTGGTCGGCCAGATTCAAACAGCCCACGTAAAACGCCAGTTCAGCCCGCAGCATTTTGAAAAAGCTGTCTATATGGTCGGAAGATTGCGCCAGGGCGTTGGCGACCAGGTTGATACCCCGGTTTTTCAGGTCGGCCACGGCGCGGGCGCCATGGTCGTCGCGGGGGTGGAGGCGAAAGCTGTAAACCGGCGCTTTGGGGGAGAACACACGCTCCAGCCAGTTTTGGTCGTTGTCGTTGGGTTGGCGCAGCACGTAATCCGTTCCTTCATTCCCCCTGCCCACGGTGGCGCTGAGCAGCACGCCATCGCGGAATTTTAACGCTTTCAGATGGTCTTGCACCAGGGAAAAATAGTCATCGTTTAATTCTGTCTGAATCATGGCAAAAAATCGCGCAAAGCCTTCGGATTGGAATTGTCCGGCGTGTGTATTGGCGATCTGCTTGAGTTTTTTCAGCAGCTCCATAAACATTTGCACCATTTCCACTGCACTGTTGAGGATGCCGCTGGGGTAGCTGGTGTAAATGCCCATCCAACCGCGCCGTTTGTTGAGGATGGCTTCGATGGGAATTTGGTAGATGGCGCGGACCACGGCCGTATTGTTCAAACAGTCTTGCAAGATGCTTTGGCGGTAGCGAATCACGTCCACATCCCGTGTGCTGGCTAAAACAGCCTTTTTCGACACTTCAAAAATATAGTCGTCGTCTTGGGCCATCGCCTGAAAAAGAGTGTTTAGCTCCAGGTCCTGAATGAGCGGTTGGTGGTGAGGGAGCAACGGCCGTTGCCAATCAAAATCCTGCTCCGGAAACATCAGAAAAGCTTTCACGCGGGAATACGCTCCATAATACTTGCATACGTCAGGCCATGTTTCTCAGCAATAGACATGGCATAAGCCAGCCCATCGGCCGACCGCCGCAAAATTTTGTAGGTGCGCTCGGCCGGATTGTCTGGCGCCACCGTACTGACCATGCTCACCGTTTTCTCACCGGCGGTCGCCAACTCGTCAATAAACGTCACCCACACACACAATAAATCCAACTGCATGATCCTCTCTTCGATTTGTTGGCTGAGAAAAAGCGCGTCTTGCAGCGTGGTAGAGGCAAAAATTTCATTCATGATCAGGATGCTGTGCGGCGTTGCCTGCTTTAAAATGGCGTCAATGCGCACCAGATCATCCTGCAATTTGCCGCGCAGATTGCTCATGTTCTCTTCCCGTTCAAAATGGGTGAAAATCCGGTCGCACAGATAAAGCTGCGCCTGACGACCAGGAACCGGGCAGCCCAGGCTGGCCAGGTAATGAAGCTGGCCGAAAGTGCGGGCGAAGGTTGTTTTGCCGCCCTGGTTCGGGCCAGAAACGATCAGAATACGCTCTCCGTCTTTGAGGTAAAAGTCATTCACCACCACCGGCGCATCTTCATGGACGCGCTTTGCCGCCAGGGCCAGATCAAACCCAGCGTAATCGTACACCTCTTTACGCTGCCAGGAAATCTGCGGGTAACAAAAAGAGAGTCCGGCGCGTTGGATGTCGGCGATAAAGCTCAGGTAAGCGATGTAAAACTGAACTTCCCGGTCAAATGTACGAATAGTTTCATCGAGAAAATGGGTATGCCGGCCGCAAAACTGGGAAAGATGGTCGAAAGCTTCCGGGTGCAATTTGGCAACCAAATCCAATATCTTCGCTTCGACGTGGTTCATGCCGGAGGCAATGGTCAGCTTGGACCGGTAATCTTTTACCGCGCCCTGTTTGAACTTGGCGAACGTCGCCTCAACTTCGACGCTGTAATCACTTTCCCCTTCATAATGGCAGACTTTGACGACGCTGTCATGGATAATGATGCCGTAGGTGATGGCCGCCAGTTCGGCGCGAACCTGCCGCGCTTCGGCCAGCAGCAGCGTAAATTCCGCCGAAGCGGCGTAGGCGGTCATATAGTCACGAAAAGCCAACAAGCCAGGTGACCGCAGCGAGGCAGCGCCCAGATCAATCGCCAGTTGGGTTACGGCGGCGCCGTAAGTTAGCACCGCCTCCAAAAACCAACCTTCTCTGTGTCGCTGGTAATAGAGCTTAGCCAACATTCCCAGATAGCGCCGTATCAGACTCATCTGGTCGGCAAAGGTGTTGATGTCGGCCATGAGCGTCTCATCCGCCAAATCCTGGGCAATTTCCTGACGGTAAAGGATGGCGTCAACGGCCGTTAACGGCGCATAAAAGAGGGGCGTCAGTTCATATTCCTGCTTACCGGCCGTCACCGCCGCAACAATCTGATCCAGATTCAAGTCGGTAAAAAAGTCCGGCGCTTCAGAACTTTCGCCGGTTGGCCGATCTTCTGGTCTGGCAAACAGAATACTGTAAAACGTCATATGCTTTCTTGCTTGGTCAGACGGTACAACACCGGCACGGCCGCCAGTTGGCTGAGGACCGAAAAAGCAATGAGAGCGGGCAGGGAAATGTCGTACAACACCCCCATCAGCGCGCTGCCGGCAAACCAGGCCAGCCCATAACCGGTATTAAACACCCCATAGGCCGAGCCGCGCCTGTCGGGGGAAACCATGCCGGCCACAGCGGCGCGCATCACCGATTCCTGCGCCCCCATGCTGACGCCCCACACAACCATGCCCGCCAGCGCCGCCCACAGGCTGGTGGTAAACACCAATGGCGCAAAAAAAGCAGACAAGAACGCGACGCCTATTAAAACCGACAACCCATGCCGGTCATACAGACGGCCGAATATGAGCGCTGCCAGGGCGTCCACACCCATCGCCACCGCGTAAAAAATCGGTATCCAATGGGTGGGTACAGTCCCTGTTTGCCCAAAATTGAATCTTGGTATTCATTGACAAAACTCCTTGTAGTTGTAGAAATAAAAACGGTCACAAATCTGACAACGCTTCGGTCAGAGCGTGAACCGCAGCCATCAACGTGTCTAAATCGGCCAGAGCGTCGGCGCTGGTGGCGGCATGTTGGGCGCGTTGGGTGACGGCCGTTTCCAACACCAGCGCCGTCGCTTCAATCGTCTCTTGCCAGCGGGTATCCAGATGCGCCTGATACTGACGCATCACCTGCCCAGTGTTTTGCACCACTGCCCAACGTAGATGCTCCGTGTTGCGTAAAGCCAACTGAGCGCCGAGCGGCTGCAAGCGATTGAGAAGACGAGGTATCCTTTTGGCGGGCGGCTACCAGGGTTTCCTGGAAGGCGTCGCGCTTTTGTTGTAGTTCGTCCAGGGGCATAGTCAGCGCCCGGCGTTCCGTTTGCAGCAGCTGCTGCGCTTCGTGCAGCGCGTCTACTGCTTTAGCGGCAATGGCTTGCGCCAACGCTGCCTGTTTTTCCTGATTTAGAAAATAAAATAACCGCGCTTCGACGGCCGCCAGCCCGCTGGCCTGCCAGCCGTCGGCATCATCCTGCTGCCGGGCCGCCAAAGCCAGACGCGCCGAGATGGGAAACAACATCAGGTCGCCGTTTAGCTGCGCCTGTTGGCGCAGGGTGTCGGCCAAAAAGCCCAGCGCCTGGGCCTGCTCGACCGGTGTCAGGTAATCCACTTTATTGAGCAAAAAGAAGAGCTGGCTCACGTGCTGCTGCACCGCTTTGAGGAACTCTACTTCAACGGCCGTTATTGGCGGGTCGGCCGAGAGCAAAAACAAGGCGGCGTCTACTTCGGCCAGAAAATCCAGGGTCGTTTCCGTGTTGTGGCCCAGGGTAGAGCCAATGCCCGGTGTGTCTATCAGCACCACGCCTTGCGCCAACAGCCGCGCCGGATGGCGCACGTCCACGCGGGCCACGCCCAGCACGTTGCCGGGGTTGCCCGTTTCTGTAACGTATTGCTCCAGGGCCGATGGCGGCACGGCCGTTACCCGGCCATCATGAAACACCACCTCCACGATGCGCTCCGGCCCATGCGTGATAAGCGTGGGAATGGCGGTCAGGGGCACAACGGCCGTTGGCAGAAATGGCTCGCCCAACAAGGCATTCAGCAGGCTGCTTTTGCCTCGTTTGAATTGGCCCAACACGGCCAGGTGGAAGCGCCCGGCGGTGAGACGGCTTTGCAATTCTTGCAGGCGGGCCGCCAGTAGCGCGGTGGGCGGATGCTGGGTCAGGTGGGTAACGGCTGTTTGCAGTAATTCCCGAAGTGCGGCCGTCGTCATAAGGTCCTCTCGGCGCGCGTTTTTACATCCCGCCGCAGCCGATACTGCGGACAGACTTCTTCTTCGGGGGTGGCGTGGAGGTGATTTTCAGACATGGTTCTATTTAAAAAACATCCAGCGCACCGCTGGTGAATTCCACGGCGCGCCGCCAGGCGTCACTTTCTTCGCTAAATCCTTCGTGCTGAAAACGATGATCGTTTTTGCGGATGAATTCGGACAACTGGACGCGCAAGGTTTGCCATATCTGGCGTTGGTGCGACAGCAGCATAGCATACGCCGGCCCGTCAAGGGTGTCTAATGCCTGCCGTAGGTGTGGCAGGCATAAGCCATCACTGGTTTGCCAGGCGGCTGCCAGGTCGGCGTCCTGCTGATGGGCATGCAGCACATTCAGGGCGCGTTCGGCCGTCTCGTCGCGTATCTGACAGGCGGGGCAAGGAGCGTGGGCGGCCAGGTGTTTGGGGCTGCTGTCGTGCCCCATTTGCCCCGCCAGCCGGTCGAACCAGCTGGCGCTTTCTTCCTGCCCTTGTGGCAGTTCCGTTTCCAGTTGACGGAAAATAGCATTGTAGAGAATGGTGATGCCCAGAGCATTATGATAGGTTAACAAGAGTCGGCTGTGGGTGGCACAAAAGCCGTGCGCCTCAGTCAATCTTTGCTGCATCTCGGTGTCGTTGACGTATTCATAGAGCATACTGTCCATAAAATTGGCAACGGCCGTTCGCCCCAATGTACACAGGGCGCAGCCGGGTGTTTTCAGGGCATCCAGCAGGTTAAAGTAGGGCGTGTGGCGGGCGGTCATCTGTTTTCTGCAGCCTCCTGTGTTGTGTGAATCACGCGGCGCAGTAAGTGCGGCAACTGGGCTAAAGCGGCAGCGTCTGCCAATGCCTGCTGCGCGGCTGGGCCGCCAATAGCGGCCAATGCTTCGGCGGCGGCTAAACGGGCGGGTAACGGCCGTGTACCATCCAACAATACCACTGCCAATCCGGGCACGGCCGGCAGCGCGCCAAGGAGACCCAGGGTGTGGGCAACGGCCGTTGTCACGTCCATGCTGTCGGGTTGGCGGGCCAGACGGACCAGCAGCGGTGGCACGGCGCGTTCTGCCCCCAGGCGACCCAAAATCTCAGCTGCAATGACGGCGCGGGTTGGTTCAGGGTGGCCGATGGCGTCCATAAGCCGGTCGGTGAAATCTTTGCCCGTTTCCGCCAGCGACGCGCCGCAGGCGGTGCAGGTTTGGGCTTCATAGGCGTTTTCCACCCAGCAATGCGGACAGTAGCGAATCATAGCGCGCCTATCATCCGCTCTAGCTGTTCCTGGAATTGGGTTAAGGCGAATTGATTAACGGCCGTGAACAGCTTATCCAACTGCCGACCGCCGGGCGAAAGACGGAGCGTTAAGGTGAACAAGCCATCAGCCTGCTCCGTTACGGCAGCCGACATGATGTGACGCAGCCGAATATACTGCCAAACGCCGCCATAGTGTCCACTCCTGGCCTCCGCAAAACGGTTATCATCACCAATAAAAATGACCTCTTTGTCCGTCAGAATGGCGAGGTGCGCCAGAGATACTGTGCGATTGAACGACCGGCCAAACAATGTCAGAATCGGCCGGCTCATTTTGGGCTGCCAAATGGTATGAATCACCTGTTCACCGCGCACCAGACTTTCGCGGGCATAATTCATAAATTTGTAGTTGACCGTATCCAAATAATTAAATCTGGCCCGCTGCGCCTTCCATTGCTCCTCAGAGGTATCTTGAGCCTCCGGTCGAATTTTGTGTATAAACGGTTCATAAACCGGCCGCGATACGGTGTTAAATTCGATGATAACCGATGTTGGCTGCCCGGCATCGGTCAGGCCGCTGATAGTCAACCATGAATACAGCAGAATTTGGCCGATTTCCAGGTCGCTGACATGGGCTAACGGGTAACTGGCGGCGACAATTTGGCTGCCCACGCGCTCCCACACATAAAGCGTATCATCCAGCTCGCAGAGCAGTCTTTCGGTTGTTTTGCGCCGCATGCTGTTGATCACTGGCGCAAAAACGACGTGGGGGAAGGGTTGGATGGTGGCTAACGGCCGTTCACACGCGCTCTGAAAAGCCTGGGGCACAGCTTCATACGATTCAATCACCTGCGACCAGGTAGCCATGGACCGATGGGTTCTGACAAAGCTGGGAGATGGGCTGTTTAATGGGCTGTTTAATGGGCTGTTTGATTCTGTTACCATCTGTTTGCCTGTCCTCATCGCGGTGGGCCAAACAACAAAAAAACCTCTACCCACGAATAACTCCGTTGGTAGAGGCTATCAGCCGGTAGACCTGGCAATTGACTCACGAACGTGAGATGGCGAGCCTCATCGCCTGTTGATTTGTCTCTGCATTTTAGCAGATGGAACCGCTTTATAGCAAATCGTGTTGGCCCAGAACCGCAGGCGTTCAGATTGGACAAATCTCAGAAGATTTGTCCAATCTTCCGTATGCTATTCCTAAACCAGGTTCGGCGATGGCTCGTGGGAGGCGGGCGGTGGTGGGTTAATGATCTGGGCGTGCGGCCAACGCGCCTGGGCTTCTGGCAGCAGCGACGGCCGTATTACCACACAAGCCACCCGGTAACGGCCGTCGTCAATCACCTGCAAACCGGCCATCAACCCCTCACCTCGCCCAAATTCCAGCGGACCTAACTCGTCCAGAATCAGCAGGTCATGGTCTGGCGCATCAGCCATCACCCTGTTGCCCCAGGCCAGGGCCTCCGGGTCAAAGGCCCACTGCGTCGTAGACACGGCCGCGGCTGCCGAACCACGCAGGTTTGCCAACCGCCGCCGTTCCTCGGTGTGCAAATTCACCAGGTCAATGCCCAGTTTACGGCCGTGCGCAAACACCCCTGGCGACCACAATCCGGCCACCCGCAGACCCCGCGCCCGCGCCCGCTGCGCCAGGTCGCCGCACCAGGTTGTCTTGCCCACGCCGCTCAGCCCGGTAACAATGAACAACTGCGGCGCATTGCGCCCATTTTGAAAGGCTTGCGCCAGCGGCGAATCCGGCCAATCCAGGGCAGCGGCGGGCAGGGTCAGCGGCCGCTGCGCCAGAACTGCACGCGGCACATCCTGCCCATTCCTGTGGTCGTACAACATCTCCATACGCAGTCCATAGGCGGTCGAAAGCAGCGGCTCGGTCAACGTCTCTGTCGGTCGGCCATAGGCCATCACCCGCCCCCGGTACAGCAGCAGCACCCGGCCGGCGTACTCCAAAGCGTTGTTCGGCGCGTGCGATGAGATGATAAAAGACAATCCCTGCCGCGCCAATTGGTCTACCATTTCTAATACGCGATGCTGATTGCTCATATCCAGGTGGGCCGATGGTTCGTCCATCAGCAGCACGTCGCACTGCTGCGCCAGCCCCCGGGCGATGAGGGTAAGCTGCCGCTCGCCGCCGCTAATTTCGGTATACGGCCGTTCCCGCAGCGCTTGCAGCCCCACATTCTCCAACGCCTCATCAGCAATAGCCCGGTCAGCCGCCGATGGCGAACCAAACAGCCGCAAATGGGGCGCGCGCCCCATCAACACCATCTCGCGCACGCTGTAGGCAAAGGCCGGCATGTGTAACTGCGGAATAAGCCCCACACGCCGCGCCCGTTCACCGGCGTTGTATTCATGCAGCGGCCGGCCATCCAACAACACCCGCCCCTGCGTCGGCTTCTGTACGCCGCCCAGACAGGAAAGCAGCGTGGTTTTGCCGCTGCCATTGCGCCCCAGCAGGAACAGAATTTCCCCGGCAGCCAATGCCAACGACACATCATGCAGCACGGCCGTCCCCGGCGTATAGGCAAATCCGACATCTTGCGCTTCTAATTTCATACTACCCACTGCCTACTGAACACTGAACACTACCCACCTCACCACCCCGTGCGGTTGCGTCGCAGCAGGACAATGAGGATAGGCACGCCGATCAGCCCGGTGAGGACGCCAAGCGGCACTTCGCCGGGCAGCAGAGTACGGGCGATGAGGTCAATCAGCAGCAGGAAACTGGCCCCTAGACTGAGGGTCGCCGGAATCAGCCGTTTGTGGTCTGGCCCCACCAGAATGCGCCCGGCGTGGGGGATAACCAACCCCACCCAACCAATGACGCCGCTGATGGAGACGGCTACGGCCGTCATCAACGTCGCCGTCACAATAATCGCCAACTTCAACCGGGTGGGGTTCATGCCCAGAGTCGCCGCTTCGGCCTCACCCAGCGACAATACATTCAGCCGCCAGCGCACCAGCCAGAGAAAGAGCGCGCCAACGGCCGTGATCAGCAGCAGCGCCGGAATGCTGCGCCAGGTAACACTGGCCAGGCTGCCCAACAGCCAAAAAGTAATCGCCGGCAGCGCGTCCAGCGGATCGGCGACATACTTTAGCAGCGAGGTCAGCGAGCCAAAGAGCGAACCGACCAAAATACCCATCAGCGTCAACACCAAAATAGGCGCGCTGTGATACAAACGGCTGCCAAAAAAAGCCAGCGACACGGCCAATAAGCCAAAAAAGAAAGCCGAGGTCTGCACCAGCCAGGCTGGCGCCAGCAGCAGCAAAGCCAACGCCGCGCCAAAACCCGCGCCAGAGGTCACGCCCAGGATATTAGAATCAACCAGGGGATTTTTGAAGATGCCCTGAAAGGCAGCGCCCGTGCTGGCCAGGCTGGCCCCAATCAGCAGCGCCGCCAGCGCCCGTGGCAGCCGGATGCGCAGCACCAGCAGCGCCGCCGTCTGGTCCACATGGTCGGCCACGCCGGGGAACAGGGGCGAAAGCAAAACACGCCCCACGTCGGCAATCGTTATGGGGTAGCGCCCCAGGCCAAGCGCCAACAAGAACAAGAAAACTGGCAGGAACAGCAGCAGCGCGGGCAAACCATAGCGCCGTATAGAAGCCCGCGCTGCAGTGAGATGTTTATTCACTGCCGCATAAGGCGGCGATTTCTTCAGCGGTGATGTCGTAGCCATAGAAGATATTGTAGAAGATTCTTGTTTCAGCGGCACACGACAGGCTCACAACGCCGGGGTGCAGCCTTTCGGCCAGCCAGACAATGCCCAACACTGAATCGGGCGCGGGCGTGTCCCAGGGGGCGACTAATTTGGGCATTTGGTAGACACGGCCGTTCTGCACCGCGTCTAATACCTGCCATTCCGGGCTGTCGGTAATGGCTGCAATGGTTGCGCCACCATAGGGAGGAATGACGATAACATCCGGGTTCCAGACAGCGATTTGCTCCAGATTGACATCGTTCCAGTAGCCGGGCAGGTCAACGCTGACAGATTCGCCCCCGGCCGCCTCAATGAGGCTGGTCTGGTACATCTCGCCGCTGGCTGCTTGCAGTGGATCAGAGCCGGTGAAGAGGACGCGCACGCGCTGGTCGGCGGGAACAGCGGCTGTTTCTTCCCGAACAGTATTCAGGATGGCCTCGTAATAGGCGATCCACGCCTCAGCCTGGGCGGCGGCATGGGGGCCAAACAGTTGGCCGCTGAGGCGGATAGCTTCTTGCAAACGTTCCGGGGTCTCAGCTTCAAAAAGGATGGTGGGCACACCCAACTCGGCCGTTGTGCCCAACCATTCGGAACGAGCCGCGCCCAAAATCAGGTCAGGGGCAAGTGTGGCGGCCGTTTCCACGTTAAAACTGCGCTGAGCAAAGGCGTCGTCCCCTTTAATTTCTTCAAAACGGGGGTCCATGCGAGCCATTGCTGCCGCCCCGGCGGGGTCGCGCGCGCCCAGGTAACTGGCGGCCACCAACCGGTCGCCCGCGCCGACGCCGTAAACCAGAAAAGTGGTCGGCCCGTGGGCGCTGATCACCCGGCGCACCGGCTGCGGCACTGCCACCGTATTGCCCGCCTGGTCGGTGACGGTGACGCTGGCGGGCAGCGCGCCGATGTCAATAAGCGCCTGCTGTCCGTCTGGGGAGATGGCAAAGGTGATAAAATCGGCCGCGTCGGCGCTTGCAGTTTGGGCGACCAGGGCGACGCCGGGCAGGAAATAAGCGGCATTTTCGGCGGCGCCAGCTGTAACCAGCAGATCGGCGGCGGCAGCGACGAAGTCGGGTTGTTCGTCAGGGAAAAGGGTGGTGTAAACGGCCATTACCGCCCCGCGCACTGCCTCGTCTGCCTGAATGGTAAAGCGAGATGTTGGGTCGGGGGCGATTGTTGGATCGGGAACGGCCGTTGGCGCAGTTTCCGCAGCGGGGGCGGGCTGCTCTGCTGCCGATGGGCGGCACGCCGCCAGCGCCAACAATAAAATGAACAGGAATGTTGGTTTGATTTTCATAAGATTGCTCCGTGAAAAAGAGTTTAACACAAAGAGTAGGGGGTATGGCCATACCCCCTACTCCTGAAAACTGTTGAGCCAGTCCAGCATGGCTTGAATCTGGCCCAAACGAAATTGATGGACAAGACGGCCGTACTCCCCTGCGTTTTGCGCCTCACCCGCAGCCCGCGACTCCTGCGCCGCCAACCATTCCTGGCAGCGCACCCGCTGCGCCGCCAACAGGCGGGACTCTACATCCGTCCCTTCCCGCCGGGCAAAGTACAGCTTCACCAGGAACTCCAGACGCAGGGAACGGCCGTGCGCCACCGGACTCTCCAC of the Candidatus Leptovillus gracilis genome contains:
- a CDS encoding DNA mismatch repair protein MutS, producing the protein MKAFLMFPEQDFDWQRPLLPHHQPLIQDLELNTLFQAMAQDDDYIFEVSKKAVLASTRDVDVIRYRQSILQDCLNNTAVVRAIYQIPIEAILNKRRGWMGIYTSYPSGILNSAVEMVQMFMELLKKLKQIANTHAGQFQSEGFARFFAMIQTELNDDYFSLVQDHLKALKFRDGVLLSATVGRGNEGTDYVLRQPNDNDQNWLERVFSPKAPVYSFRLHPRDDHGARAVADLKNRGINLVANALAQSSDHIDSFFKMLRAELAFYVGCLNLADQLKQMGAPTAFPVPVDSTERRHTYGGLYDLCLALTLKQNIIGNDGAADGKDLVMITGANQGGKSTFLRSIGLAQLMMQCGLFVPADSFRANVCEAIFTHFKREEDASMTSGKLDEELSRMSLIVDAITPHSMLLFNESFAATNEREGSEIGRQIISALLEKRIKIFFVTHLYELAHGFYRRGMANAFFLRAERQEDGERTFKVTRGSPLQTSFGIDLYNNIFGKDQASLANLSNLRET
- a CDS encoding DNA mismatch repair protein MutS, whose translation is MTFYSILFARPEDRPTGESSEAPDFFTDLNLDQIVAAVTAGKQEYELTPLFYAPLTAVDAILYRQEIAQDLADETLMADINTFADQMSLIRRYLGMLAKLYYQRHREGWFLEAVLTYGAAVTQLAIDLGAASLRSPGLLAFRDYMTAYAASAEFTLLLAEARQVRAELAAITYGIIIHDSVVKVCHYEGESDYSVEVEATFAKFKQGAVKDYRSKLTIASGMNHVEAKILDLVAKLHPEAFDHLSQFCGRHTHFLDETIRTFDREVQFYIAYLSFIADIQRAGLSFCYPQISWQRKEVYDYAGFDLALAAKRVHEDAPVVVNDFYLKDGERILIVSGPNQGGKTTFARTFGQLHYLASLGCPVPGRQAQLYLCDRIFTHFEREENMSNLRGKLQDDLVRIDAILKQATPHSILIMNEIFASTTLQDALFLSQQIEERIMQLDLLCVWVTFIDELATAGEKTVSMVSTVAPDNPAERTYKILRRSADGLAYAMSIAEKHGLTYASIMERIPA
- a CDS encoding MFS transporter, producing the protein MGVDALAALIFGRLYDRHGLSVLIGVAFLSAFFAPLVFTTSLWAALAGMVVWGVSMGAQESVMRAAVAGMVSPDRRGSAYGVFNTGYGLAWFAGSALMGVLYDISLPALIAFSVLSQLAAVPVLYRLTKQESI
- a CDS encoding dynamin family protein, with amino-acid sequence MTTAALRELLQTAVTHLTQHPPTALLAARLQELQSRLTAGRFHLAVLGQFKRGKSSLLNALLGEPFLPTAVVPLTAIPTLITHGPERIVEVVFHDGRVTAVPPSALEQYVTETGNPGNVLGVARVDVRHPARLLAQGVVLIDTPGIGSTLGHNTETTLDFLAEVDAALFLLSADPPITAVEVEFLKAVQQHVSQLFFLLNKVDYLTPVEQAQALGFLADTLRQQAQLNGDLMLFPISARLALAARQQDDADGWQASGLAAVEARLFYFLNQEKQAALAQAIAAKAVDALHEAQQLLQTERRALTMPLDELQQKRDAFQETLVAARQKDTSSSQSLAAARRSVGFTQHGASTLGSGAKHWAGDASVSGASGYPLARDD
- a CDS encoding DUF190 domain-containing protein → MQLQGKALRVIIYIGESDRYQGKPLYMALLQFLKKEGAAGATAVRGLAGFGVHSRIHTATILDLSADLPMRLEWIDQPETVERLLPQVRQMVDDGLITVEEVDVLQYAPGRRPDPLAQPVRDVMRTEVILVGPDTPVAEVVTLLLQKGYRSLPVVDGNGRLQGIITDGDLLRRAGLSMRLDLQAELPPADWQRQLADLRAQGGTAIDLMTSPVITISSTAPLRQAVEQMTAHNLKRLPVVDGGRPGSGRLVGWISRVDILRTLEYHQPAVETHMESSPVGATIGEMMYRDVPTVSPQATLEEVLQALEHDRRRRAVVVDASQQVVGIISDGDLLRRSRQAANPSLLARLRRLVGGQPTDEPLPLLAAAETAVDLMTAPVITISIEATPNEALSLMMQHGVKRLPVVDGNGRLTGLLGRASLLRALVNGA
- the crcB gene encoding fluoride efflux transporter CrcB produces the protein MNRFLFIALGAAFGANARYLIGLWAGNRLGADFPYGTLIVNISGSFVLGFLLTLGTGRLQLSPEARLLLAVGFLGSFTTFSSYAVESLTLWREAGFWRSLLNVAANNLVGLVAVALGVTLARWLSGGG